A window of Acidobacteriota bacterium contains these coding sequences:
- the rplT gene encoding 50S ribosomal protein L20 produces MPRVKRGPIRRRKRKKLLARAKGFFQTKSKLYRAAKEAVDTSLNYAFVGRKLRKRDFRRLWITRIGAASRQHGLSYSQFMHGLKAAGIGLDRKALADLAVREPDAFAHLAEQAREARPSVAAAP; encoded by the coding sequence ATGCCTCGAGTGAAACGCGGACCCATCCGGCGGCGCAAGCGAAAGAAGCTGCTCGCCCGCGCCAAGGGTTTCTTTCAGACCAAGAGCAAGCTGTACCGCGCCGCGAAGGAAGCGGTCGACACCTCGCTGAACTACGCGTTCGTCGGCCGCAAGCTGCGAAAGCGGGACTTCCGGCGGCTCTGGATCACCCGCATCGGCGCGGCGTCACGGCAGCACGGACTTAGCTACAGCCAGTTCATGCACGGATTGAAAGCAGCCGGTATCGGTCTCGACCGGAAGGCGCTGGCCGACCTCGCGGTGCGCGAGCCGGATGCGTTCGCGCACCTCGCGGAGCAGGCTCGGGAGGCGCGCCCATCGGTGGCCGCCGCGCCGTAG
- the rpmI gene encoding 50S ribosomal protein L35, with translation MPKLKTHRGAAKRFNRTGTGKVTRKKAYARHILTTKTTKQKRKLRGTTTVSDADTPRVARMIPYK, from the coding sequence ATGCCGAAGCTGAAGACTCATCGCGGCGCGGCGAAGCGCTTCAACCGGACCGGCACCGGCAAGGTGACACGGAAGAAGGCGTACGCGCGGCACATCCTGACTACGAAGACAACGAAACAGAAACGGAAGCTGCGCGGTACGACGACGGTCTCCGACGCTGACACTCCAAGAGTCGCGCGGATGATCCCCTACAAGTAG
- a CDS encoding translation initiation factor IF-3, with translation MPPGRGPRGPRRDFRQPRTRVNERIRVREVRVINDEGEQLGLMAPAEALVIAREKGLDLVEISPTARPPVCRIMDFGRYQYEEQKRSRLARKHQKTIEVKEIKFRPKVDEHDYQFKKKHVERFLAHGDKVKATIFFRGREMAHPEFGRHILDRLVDELQEVAVQETAPRMEGNQMHTILSSRAVTKKRR, from the coding sequence ATTCCTCCAGGACGGGGCCCCAGAGGGCCACGCCGCGACTTTCGTCAGCCGCGTACACGGGTCAACGAACGGATTCGGGTTCGTGAGGTTCGCGTCATCAACGATGAGGGTGAACAACTCGGTCTGATGGCGCCGGCTGAGGCGCTCGTCATCGCGCGCGAGAAGGGGCTCGACCTGGTCGAGATTTCCCCCACCGCGCGCCCGCCCGTCTGCCGCATCATGGACTTCGGGCGGTATCAGTACGAGGAACAGAAGCGGTCGCGGCTGGCGCGCAAGCATCAGAAGACAATCGAAGTCAAGGAGATCAAGTTCCGCCCGAAGGTGGACGAACACGACTATCAGTTCAAGAAGAAGCATGTGGAGCGCTTCCTCGCCCACGGCGACAAGGTGAAGGCGACAATCTTCTTCCGCGGGCGCGAGATGGCGCACCCCGAGTTCGGGCGTCACATCCTTGACCGGCTGGTCGACGAGTTGCAGGAGGTGGCGGTGCAGGAGACCGCGCCGCGCATGGAAGGGAACCAGATGCACACGATCCTGTCGAGCCGGGCCGTGACGAAGAAGCGGCGGTAG
- the thrS gene encoding threonine--tRNA ligase, giving the protein MSQVTVTLPDGSTRAVPAGAPVVDLAKGLSPRLAKHALAALVDDRMVDLTFPLETDASVRFVTPGTPEALALYRHSTAHLMAAAVTALFPEAQCGIGPAIDDGFFYDFVVNRPFVPEDLEAIERKMTEIARQDLRYERKMMSKEEAKAYFDGRGEPLKVQLIEEKGGPRVSCYTIEHAFIDFCTGPHVPSTGRLKAFKVLSSSNAYWKGDARNQPMQRIYGTAFFKASELSDHLHRIEEAKKRDHRKLGKELGLFTFHPWAPGAPFWHAKGATLYQLLSDYMRDALSGEGYQEVRTPLVFNKALWETSGHWEHYRENMFLVESDGEPFGLKAMNCPGHMLMFASEGRSYRDLPLRFHDQGVLHRNEASGVLSGLTRVRQFAQDDAHCFITEDQIGDEVERLLRLVDRVYSDFGLDYEVELSTRPDDYLGTAETWDHAEAQLKAAIETTGTPFTISEGDGSFYGPKIDLHVTDALGRRWQCATIQLDYQMPQRFGLKYVGADNAEHTPVLIHRAIFGSFERFVALLIEQYAGAFPLWLAPVQTRVLTIADRHIPHAETVRDRLAAEGFRVELDGRQEKIGLKIREAQLQKIPYMLVVGDRETEHGTVAVRSRTAGDQGPRDVDDLVRALRAEVRAKRSPDPEQGQKE; this is encoded by the coding sequence ATGAGTCAGGTAACCGTCACGCTGCCCGACGGCTCCACCCGGGCCGTGCCGGCAGGCGCCCCCGTCGTCGATCTGGCGAAGGGGCTGTCGCCGCGTCTGGCCAAGCACGCGCTTGCCGCGTTGGTCGACGACCGTATGGTGGATCTCACCTTCCCGCTGGAGACGGACGCTTCGGTCCGTTTCGTGACGCCAGGGACGCCGGAAGCCCTCGCTCTGTACCGCCACAGCACGGCGCACCTGATGGCGGCGGCGGTGACCGCCCTCTTCCCGGAGGCGCAGTGTGGCATCGGCCCAGCAATCGATGACGGCTTCTTCTACGACTTCGTCGTCAACCGCCCGTTCGTTCCCGAGGATCTCGAAGCGATAGAGCGGAAGATGACCGAGATCGCCCGGCAGGATCTCCGCTACGAGCGGAAGATGATGTCGAAGGAGGAAGCCAAGGCGTACTTCGACGGCCGGGGCGAGCCCCTGAAGGTGCAGCTGATCGAGGAAAAGGGAGGCCCGCGCGTTTCCTGCTACACCATCGAGCACGCCTTCATCGATTTCTGCACCGGCCCGCACGTTCCCTCGACCGGCCGCCTCAAGGCGTTCAAGGTGCTGTCGAGTTCGAACGCCTACTGGAAGGGTGACGCGCGCAATCAGCCGATGCAGCGGATCTACGGCACCGCGTTCTTCAAGGCGTCGGAACTCTCCGACCACCTCCACCGGATCGAGGAGGCGAAGAAGCGCGACCACCGCAAGCTGGGCAAGGAGCTGGGACTCTTCACCTTCCATCCCTGGGCGCCCGGCGCGCCGTTCTGGCACGCGAAGGGGGCAACGCTCTACCAGTTGCTCTCCGACTACATGCGCGACGCGCTCTCCGGAGAGGGTTACCAGGAAGTGCGGACGCCACTCGTCTTCAACAAGGCGCTCTGGGAGACCTCCGGCCACTGGGAGCATTACCGGGAGAACATGTTCCTGGTCGAATCGGACGGCGAACCGTTCGGCCTGAAGGCGATGAACTGCCCCGGCCACATGCTGATGTTCGCGAGCGAGGGGCGGAGCTATCGCGATCTGCCGCTACGGTTCCACGACCAGGGCGTGCTGCATCGGAACGAGGCGTCCGGCGTGCTGAGCGGCCTGACCCGCGTCCGGCAGTTTGCGCAGGACGACGCCCACTGTTTCATCACCGAGGATCAGATCGGCGACGAGGTCGAACGGCTGTTACGCCTCGTCGATCGGGTCTACTCCGATTTCGGCCTCGACTACGAGGTGGAGTTGTCGACGCGGCCCGACGACTACCTGGGAACGGCGGAAACCTGGGACCATGCCGAAGCGCAATTGAAGGCGGCGATCGAAACGACGGGGACGCCGTTCACCATCTCCGAGGGGGACGGCAGCTTCTACGGCCCGAAGATCGACCTGCACGTGACCGACGCGCTCGGCCGCCGGTGGCAATGCGCGACGATTCAACTCGACTACCAGATGCCGCAGCGCTTCGGCCTCAAGTACGTCGGCGCGGACAACGCCGAGCATACCCCGGTGCTGATCCATCGTGCGATCTTCGGCAGCTTCGAGCGGTTCGTCGCCCTCCTGATCGAGCAGTACGCCGGCGCGTTTCCGCTCTGGCTGGCGCCGGTCCAGACCCGCGTCCTGACGATCGCGGACCGGCACATCCCGCACGCGGAAACGGTGCGCGACCGTCTCGCGGCGGAGGGATTCCGGGTGGAGCTGGACGGCCGGCAGGAGAAGATCGGGCTGAAGATCCGCGAGGCGCAACTCCAGAAGATTCCCTACATGCTCGTCGTCGGCGACCGGGAGACCGAGCACGGAACGGTGGCGGTCAGGAGCCGTACGGCCGGGGATCAGGGCCCGCGCGACGTGGACGACCTCGTGCGCGCACTCCGCGCCGAAGTGCGGGCGAAGCGGTCGCCGGATCCAGAGCAAGGCCAGAAAGAGTAA